The Candidatus Abyssobacteria bacterium SURF_5 genome segment GCCAATGGAATGTAAAATTTCGGCAGGTCTTCGGGCGGCACCGTGAGGTCGGAATCGAGAATCATGAAAATATCACCCTCGGCGGCATCGAACCCGATTCGCATCGCGTCGGCCTTCCCAACCGCCGGCTTCTGCTGAAGGAGTTTTATCCGGCGCCTGCCCTCGTACCGCGCGATCATCTCCTTGATCTTCTCGACGGTGCCGTCGGTCGATTCGCCGTCAACAAAAACCAGCTCCGTCATTGACCCCATCTGAGGCGTGCGTTCGACGCAGCCCTCGATGTTACCCGCTTCGTTTCGAGTCGGAATGATGATCGAGCACGAGTAGTCCCTGCGCGCGCGCGGGATTGCTAGCGGGCGGATCTCCAGCACCTCGAGCAGGCAGAAATGGTGCAGGCCCGGTATCTTCACCAAAAACTCGTTGGCGAGCGTTGAAAGGGCCGGAATCTTCTTCGGCACGAGCAAGTGGAATTCCTCGCGGACGACTTCGAATCCCGTCAAGTGCAACAGATTCTTCAGGTCCTGAAACGCAAGCCAATTCTGGTGTTGTTGGGGCATCTTCAAGCCGGCCTTTTCGCCAAACTTCAGCACCGGCTCCCAGAAATAATTGTATTGGGTGACGACGACGCTCGTATCCGCTCGGCAAACCTTCTTGAGCTCGGTGAACGCCTGCCAGATGTCCGACAGGAATCCGATCAGGTCCGAAAGGATGACGTAATCGAATTTCTCGTCGATGTGGAGCGCCTCGGCGTCGCCCTGCCGGAATTCAAGGTGCGGGTACTTGCGCCGCGCAACCTCGAGCATTCCGTTGCTCAGATCAATCCCGACACCGCGCTGAGGTCTGACGCTGTTCAGAATGTCGCCCGTCCCGCACCCGATCTCGAGAACCGATTTGCGAGGAGGAATCATGCACGAGCAGATACGCTCGAGCTCGGCATAATAATAGCGGTTCTTGCTTTTCCAGGAATCGCGCTCCGGCGCAAGCGTATCGAAGCGACTGGCCAGCTTCTGTTTATCCATCCGGTAAATGTCCTCTTCTTGGCATGTCTCATTATTATATGTGGAATCTTCGGCCATTTCAACGGCGGAAACCGAGGGGGG includes the following:
- a CDS encoding glycosyltransferase is translated as MDKQKLASRFDTLAPERDSWKSKNRYYYAELERICSCMIPPRKSVLEIGCGTGDILNSVRPQRGVGIDLSNGMLEVARRKYPHLEFRQGDAEALHIDEKFDYVILSDLIGFLSDIWQAFTELKKVCRADTSVVVTQYNYFWEPVLKFGEKAGLKMPQQHQNWLAFQDLKNLLHLTGFEVVREEFHLLVPKKIPALSTLANEFLVKIPGLHHFCLLEVLEIRPLAIPRARRDYSCSIIIPTRNEAGNIEGCVERTPQMGSMTELVFVDGESTDGTVEKIKEMIARYEGRRRIKLLQQKPAVGKADAMRIGFDAAEGDIFMILDSDLTVPPEDLPKFYIPLAEGTADFVNGSRLVYPMEKEAMRLLNVIANKLFSYAFTWLLEQRITDTLCGTKVFFKKDYKRIEDNRSYFGDFDPFGDFDLLFGASRLGLRMVEIPIRYRARTYGDIKIERFKHGWLLLKMTAVAFRKLKLSKWRESASNFVRELRNERGGAR